One Halalkalicoccus sp. NIPERK01 DNA segment encodes these proteins:
- a CDS encoding MATE family efflux transporter, which translates to MVRLAWPMVVIQLLQVAYNVADTAFLGAVSADAVGALSLAFPLIFFLISVGGGFTAAGAILVAQYTGAESGRSADVIAGQTLAFVTLLACALAVLGYLSTDWLLSLFPAGAGTEQRIVPLAADYMRIYFLGLPFLFGFFIFVSIMRGYGNTRTPMRVMVVSVAINVALDPLLIFGVGPLPRLEIEGAAVATITARAVATGLGLYVLFYTDAGPDIQPADLAPRFEHVNDIVKLGTPSAVEQSSSSLAFVVLTGMVVAFPPEIVAAYGLGNRLISLVFLPAMGLSQAIDTVVGQNLGAEKPDRAARASKLAMGLVSVVMAALTLVAYLFPEPIVGVFLTADTPGASTTIAYGVEYLRIAAFMFVFLGVLQVLLGTFRGAGSTKTAMVFSLITLWAVRVPLTYYLVFLAGWAETGIWVAVVMGDVVGCLAALAWWARGTWKERYVEVERGPVPATASED; encoded by the coding sequence ATGGTCCGCCTCGCGTGGCCGATGGTCGTCATCCAGCTGCTGCAGGTCGCGTACAACGTCGCCGACACGGCGTTCCTGGGCGCGGTCTCGGCCGACGCCGTCGGCGCGCTGAGCCTCGCCTTCCCTCTCATTTTCTTCCTGATCTCGGTCGGCGGGGGCTTCACCGCCGCCGGCGCGATCCTCGTCGCCCAGTATACGGGGGCAGAAAGCGGCCGGAGCGCCGACGTGATCGCGGGCCAAACCCTCGCGTTCGTCACCCTGTTGGCGTGTGCCCTCGCTGTTTTGGGGTATCTCTCGACCGACTGGCTGCTCTCGCTGTTCCCGGCGGGCGCAGGTACGGAACAGCGGATCGTCCCGCTCGCCGCGGATTACATGCGCATCTACTTCCTGGGCTTGCCCTTCCTCTTCGGCTTCTTCATCTTCGTATCGATCATGCGTGGCTACGGCAACACCCGCACTCCCATGCGCGTGATGGTCGTCAGCGTCGCGATCAACGTCGCGCTCGACCCCCTGTTGATCTTCGGGGTCGGACCCCTCCCCCGTCTGGAGATCGAGGGCGCGGCGGTCGCCACCATCACCGCGCGCGCGGTCGCCACGGGACTGGGACTCTACGTCCTCTTTTACACCGACGCCGGCCCGGACATCCAGCCCGCTGATCTCGCCCCCCGCTTCGAACACGTGAACGACATCGTCAAACTGGGTACCCCGAGCGCGGTCGAGCAGTCGTCCTCGTCGCTCGCGTTCGTCGTCCTGACGGGGATGGTCGTCGCCTTCCCCCCGGAGATCGTCGCCGCATACGGGCTCGGAAACCGGCTGATCTCGCTGGTCTTCCTGCCCGCGATGGGGCTCTCGCAGGCGATCGATACCGTCGTCGGACAGAACCTCGGGGCCGAGAAGCCCGACCGGGCCGCACGGGCCTCGAAACTCGCGATGGGGCTGGTGTCGGTGGTGATGGCCGCCCTCACCCTCGTCGCCTACCTGTTTCCCGAACCCATCGTCGGGGTCTTCCTCACCGCCGACACCCCCGGCGCGTCGACGACCATCGCCTACGGCGTCGAGTACCTGCGAATCGCGGCGTTCATGTTCGTCTTCCTCGGCGTCCTGCAGGTCCTGCTGGGCACCTTCCGGGGCGCGGGCAGCACCAAGACCGCGATGGTCTTCTCGCTGATCACGCTCTGGGCCGTCCGGGTGCCGCTGACGTATTATCTGGTGTTTCTCGCGGGGTGGGCCGAGACGGGAATCTGGGTCGCGGTCGTGATGGGCGACGTGGTCGGCTGTCTGGCGGCGCTCGCGTGGTGGGCGCGGGGAACCTGGAAGGAGCGGTACGTCGAGGTCGAACGGGGCCCCGTCCCGGCCACCGCGAGCGAGGACTGA
- a CDS encoding phosphoribosyltransferase: MSDLPEEFNCTITNWEYIYGLCRTVSTEVKRSEFEPDVIVALARGGWFAGRCICDFLGLDDLTSLKMEHYVGTAQKSGEPQIRYPMPEGSVRGKNVLVIDDIADTGGSIERAQEYVTEREAGAVRTATLQLLQTSEFEPDFVGERLEEWAWVVYPWNFIEDMIDLISGVMAKADEEAFSSDDVRHYLAEFHDVERIEMEIAQPNRLNEVLVEMERREAIERSGANEWRLLEE; this comes from the coding sequence ATGTCCGATCTCCCCGAGGAGTTCAACTGCACCATCACCAACTGGGAGTACATCTACGGACTCTGTCGGACGGTGAGCACCGAGGTCAAACGCTCGGAGTTCGAACCGGACGTGATCGTCGCGCTCGCGCGTGGGGGCTGGTTCGCCGGGCGCTGTATCTGCGACTTCCTGGGGCTCGACGACCTGACGAGCCTGAAGATGGAACATTATGTGGGTACGGCCCAGAAGAGCGGCGAGCCCCAGATCCGGTATCCGATGCCCGAGGGGTCGGTTCGGGGGAAGAACGTCCTCGTCATCGACGACATCGCCGACACGGGTGGCTCGATCGAGCGCGCCCAGGAGTACGTCACCGAGCGCGAGGCGGGCGCGGTGCGCACCGCGACCCTGCAACTGCTCCAGACCAGCGAGTTCGAGCCGGACTTCGTCGGCGAACGACTCGAGGAGTGGGCGTGGGTCGTCTACCCGTGGAACTTCATCGAGGACATGATCGACCTGATCTCGGGCGTGATGGCGAAGGCCGACGAGGAGGCGTTCTCCTCCGACGACGTCCGTCACTACCTCGCCGAGTTCCACGACGTCGAGCGCATCGAGATGGAGATCGCCCAGCCCAACAGGCTCAACGAGGTGCTCGTCGAGATGGAACGCCGCGAGGCCATCGAGCGCAGCGGCGCGAACGAGTGGCGACTCCTCGAGGAGTGA
- a CDS encoding DUF4013 domain-containing protein: MALYAIDDLDDAWVATREFLTPLSARRLLALAVIVFFVGGSGSGFPGSASGTGVPAETDAGVTPSLDALWTVVAENALVIGLVGAAALLVVLAFAFVGALMEFVLVESLRTDEVRLRDYSRAFLGEGLRLFGFRIAITAVGLIPALALVGFGLATAGTGALTELGGVALVALALLSVPAFVLLALVDAATTAFVVPVMLVRETGVLGAWRAFWPTLAGQWPQYLAYGLVALLLNVAVGFLFALLLGIVALFFLVPFAIIAASTTLIVSEPIVAAVAVVLGSLFVLFLGIVVLLVQVPVLTYLRYYALFVLGDTDGGLDPIPEVRRTVREPNERDDAPEPL; this comes from the coding sequence ATGGCGCTGTACGCGATCGACGACCTCGACGACGCGTGGGTCGCGACCCGGGAGTTCCTCACGCCGCTGTCGGCGAGACGGCTGCTCGCGCTCGCCGTCATCGTCTTCTTCGTCGGCGGCTCGGGAAGCGGCTTCCCGGGGAGCGCGAGCGGGACCGGCGTACCGGCGGAGACCGACGCGGGGGTGACGCCGTCGCTCGACGCCCTCTGGACGGTCGTCGCCGAGAACGCGCTCGTGATCGGGCTGGTGGGCGCGGCGGCCCTCCTCGTGGTGCTGGCGTTCGCGTTCGTCGGCGCGCTCATGGAGTTCGTCCTCGTCGAGTCGCTTCGCACCGACGAGGTCCGTTTGCGGGACTACTCGCGGGCGTTTCTGGGCGAGGGACTCCGCCTGTTCGGGTTTCGCATCGCCATCACCGCCGTCGGGCTGATTCCGGCCCTCGCGCTCGTCGGGTTCGGCCTCGCGACCGCCGGGACGGGCGCCCTCACCGAACTCGGCGGGGTCGCGCTCGTCGCCCTCGCGCTGCTCTCGGTCCCGGCGTTCGTCCTGCTCGCGCTCGTCGACGCCGCCACCACCGCGTTCGTCGTGCCGGTCATGCTCGTGCGCGAGACCGGCGTCCTCGGCGCGTGGCGGGCGTTCTGGCCGACGCTCGCCGGCCAGTGGCCCCAGTACCTCGCGTACGGTCTCGTGGCGCTGCTGCTCAACGTCGCCGTCGGGTTCCTGTTCGCCCTCCTGCTCGGGATCGTGGCGCTGTTCTTCCTCGTCCCGTTCGCGATCATCGCCGCGAGCACCACGCTGATCGTCTCGGAGCCGATCGTCGCGGCCGTTGCGGTCGTCCTCGGCTCGCTGTTCGTCCTCTTTCTCGGGATCGTGGTGCTGCTCGTACAGGTGCCGGTCCTGACCTACCTCCGGTACTATGCGCTGTTCGTCCTCGGGGACACCGACGGGGGACTCGATCCGATCCCCGAGGTGAGGCGGACCGTGCGCGAGCCGAACGAACGCGACGACGCCCCCGAACCCCTATAG
- a CDS encoding PhzF family phenazine biosynthesis protein produces the protein MERRIHLVDAFTGEPLTGNAAGVVPDAAGLDERQQQAIARELAVSETAFLTDSDRADRRIRYFTPTTEVDLCGHATIASHAHLFEAGELEAGTHTLETNVGVLEIEVRSDGAVWMTQDDPRVERVDLDYDEVAGALGIDRAALTDVGADLPLAVSSTGFPVLVVPVNFLEGLGNAAPDDREIADLCEDVGAMGLYAFTFDTLTAEATLHGRMFAPPAGISEDPVTGTASGAVGAYLREVDAFGESEFPEEMRFEQGHFLDRPGEVRVRVEETVRVGGRAVEALSGTLSVPEREDDGIVEP, from the coding sequence ATGGAGAGACGCATCCACCTCGTCGACGCCTTCACCGGGGAGCCACTGACGGGCAACGCCGCCGGCGTGGTGCCCGACGCCGCCGGCCTCGACGAGCGCCAACAGCAGGCGATCGCTCGCGAACTCGCGGTCAGCGAGACGGCCTTTCTGACCGATTCGGACCGGGCGGACCGCCGGATCCGGTATTTCACCCCCACGACCGAGGTGGACCTCTGTGGCCACGCGACGATCGCGAGCCACGCCCACCTGTTCGAGGCGGGGGAACTCGAGGCGGGAACACACACCCTCGAAACGAACGTCGGCGTCCTCGAGATCGAGGTCCGCTCGGATGGAGCGGTCTGGATGACCCAGGACGACCCGCGCGTCGAACGGGTCGATCTCGACTACGACGAGGTGGCCGGCGCGCTCGGAATCGACCGCGCAGCTCTAACGGACGTCGGTGCTGACCTCCCGCTCGCGGTATCCTCGACCGGCTTTCCCGTCCTCGTGGTCCCGGTGAACTTCCTCGAAGGCCTCGGGAACGCCGCCCCCGACGACCGAGAGATTGCCGACCTCTGCGAGGACGTCGGCGCGATGGGCCTGTACGCGTTCACGTTCGACACGCTCACGGCGGAAGCGACCCTCCACGGACGGATGTTCGCGCCGCCCGCGGGCATCTCGGAGGACCCCGTGACCGGCACGGCGAGCGGCGCGGTCGGGGCGTACCTCCGCGAGGTCGACGCGTTCGGCGAAAGCGAGTTCCCCGAGGAGATGCGCTTCGAGCAGGGCCACTTCCTCGACCGTCCGGGCGAGGTCCGGGTCCGGGTCGAGGAGACGGTGCGCGTCGGCGGCCGTGCGGTCGAGGCGCTCTCGGGGACCCTCTCGGTGCCCGAACGCGAGGACGACGGGATCGTCGAGCCGTAG
- the ppsA gene encoding phosphoenolpyruvate synthase, whose translation MAVRWLAEIGADDIETVGGKGASLGELTGAGLPVPPAFIVTAGTYREFIENAGIADEIHEAVDVDVEDSKALAGAQERANELILETPFPDELREEILAAYAEFEDDPFVAVRSSATAEDLPDASFAGQQETFLNVTGEDLLERVKECWASLFTQRAIYYRKQQGFDSEEVNIAVVVQRMVDAEKSGVMFTSHPSTGDPRIILEAAWGLGEAVVSGSVSPDNYVVDRESGEIEEETIATKKLQCVRDEETGETVEEEVPEGKREARVLEDAEIAELIELGERVEDHYGTPQDVEWAIVEGEVFMLQSRPITTISDSANEEAESELMKGIADGNGGSMEYDEREGSDENDGEELVHGLGSSPGRASGAARIVTKLDQLDKVEKGDIIVTQMTTPDMVPAMKRASGIVTDEGGMTSHAAIVSRELGVPAVVGTSNATTVIEDGQQITIDGERGSVEAGKASDEPEHEPVESVRPETPVKPMTATEVKVNVSIPEAAERAAATGADGVGLLRIEHMILSLGKTPQKFVAENGEKAYVDEIVSGVRTVADEFYPRPVRVRTLDAPTDEFRQLEGGEDEPHEHNPMLGYRGIRRSLDRPDVFAYELRAFKRLYEMGYDNVEVMFPLVNDATDVHAARRLMEEAGIDTDRRSWGVMIETPASALSVEGMAEAGIDFASFGTNDLTQYTLAVDRNNENVAGRFDELHPAVLELIESTIETCRDHGVKTSICGQAGSKPRMVQHLVNTGVSSISANIDAVRDVQHEAKRVEQKLLLDSIR comes from the coding sequence ATGGCAGTACGCTGGCTCGCGGAGATCGGCGCGGACGACATCGAGACCGTCGGCGGGAAGGGCGCCTCGCTCGGCGAGTTGACGGGCGCGGGACTGCCCGTTCCGCCCGCGTTCATCGTCACCGCGGGGACCTACCGCGAGTTCATCGAGAACGCCGGGATCGCAGACGAGATCCACGAGGCCGTCGACGTCGACGTCGAGGACTCGAAGGCGCTCGCGGGCGCACAGGAGCGTGCGAACGAACTCATCCTCGAGACCCCGTTTCCCGACGAGTTGCGCGAGGAGATCCTCGCGGCCTACGCCGAGTTCGAGGACGACCCGTTCGTCGCCGTCCGGTCGTCCGCGACCGCCGAGGACCTCCCCGACGCCTCCTTTGCCGGCCAGCAGGAGACCTTCCTCAACGTCACCGGCGAGGACCTCTTAGAGCGCGTCAAGGAGTGTTGGGCCTCGCTGTTCACCCAGCGGGCGATCTACTACCGCAAACAGCAGGGCTTCGACAGCGAGGAGGTCAATATCGCGGTCGTCGTCCAGCGGATGGTCGACGCCGAGAAAAGCGGCGTGATGTTCACGAGCCACCCCTCGACGGGCGACCCGCGCATCATCCTCGAGGCCGCGTGGGGGCTCGGCGAGGCGGTCGTTTCGGGCTCCGTGTCTCCGGATAACTACGTCGTCGACCGCGAGAGCGGCGAGATCGAGGAGGAGACGATCGCCACGAAGAAGCTCCAGTGCGTCCGCGACGAGGAGACGGGCGAAACGGTGGAAGAGGAGGTCCCCGAGGGGAAGCGCGAGGCGCGCGTGCTCGAAGACGCCGAGATCGCCGAACTGATCGAACTCGGCGAGCGCGTCGAGGACCACTACGGCACGCCACAGGATGTCGAGTGGGCGATCGTCGAGGGGGAGGTGTTCATGCTCCAGTCCCGCCCGATCACGACGATCAGCGACAGCGCGAACGAGGAGGCGGAATCCGAGCTGATGAAGGGGATCGCCGACGGCAACGGGGGGTCGATGGAGTACGACGAGCGAGAGGGGAGCGACGAAAACGACGGCGAGGAACTCGTCCACGGGCTGGGATCGAGCCCCGGCCGGGCGAGCGGCGCCGCGCGGATCGTCACCAAGCTCGACCAGCTCGACAAGGTCGAGAAGGGCGACATCATCGTCACCCAGATGACGACCCCCGACATGGTGCCCGCGATGAAGCGTGCCTCGGGGATCGTCACCGACGAGGGCGGGATGACCTCGCACGCCGCGATCGTTTCTAGAGAACTCGGCGTCCCCGCCGTCGTCGGGACGAGCAACGCCACCACGGTCATCGAGGACGGCCAGCAGATCACCATCGACGGCGAGCGCGGCAGCGTCGAGGCCGGTAAGGCGAGCGACGAGCCCGAACACGAACCCGTCGAGTCGGTCAGGCCCGAAACGCCGGTCAAGCCGATGACCGCCACCGAGGTGAAGGTCAACGTCTCGATTCCCGAGGCCGCGGAACGGGCCGCGGCGACCGGCGCGGACGGCGTGGGCCTCCTGCGGATCGAGCACATGATCCTCTCGCTGGGGAAGACGCCCCAGAAGTTCGTCGCCGAGAACGGCGAGAAGGCCTACGTCGACGAGATCGTGAGCGGCGTTCGAACGGTGGCCGACGAGTTCTACCCGCGGCCCGTCAGGGTCCGAACCCTCGACGCCCCGACCGACGAGTTCCGCCAACTGGAGGGCGGGGAAGACGAGCCCCACGAACACAACCCGATGCTCGGCTACCGGGGAATCCGCCGCAGCCTCGACCGGCCGGACGTCTTCGCGTACGAGCTTCGGGCGTTCAAGCGCCTCTACGAGATGGGCTACGACAACGTCGAGGTCATGTTTCCGTTAGTAAATGACGCGACCGACGTCCACGCCGCCCGCCGGCTGATGGAGGAGGCGGGGATCGACACCGACCGGCGGTCGTGGGGCGTGATGATCGAGACGCCCGCGAGCGCGCTCTCGGTCGAGGGGATGGCGGAGGCCGGCATCGACTTCGCATCCTTCGGAACCAACGACCTCACCCAGTACACCCTCGCCGTCGATCGCAACAACGAGAACGTCGCCGGCCGGTTCGACGAACTCCATCCCGCCGTGCTGGAGCTGATCGAGAGTACCATCGAGACCTGCCGGGACCACGGCGTGAAGACGAGCATCTGCGGGCAGGCCGGCTCGAAACCGCGGATGGTCCAGCACCTGGTCAACACGGGCGTGAGTTCGATCAGCGCGAACATCGACGCGGTGCGGGACGTCCAACACGAGGCAAAACGCGTCGAGCAGAAGCTGCTGTTGGACTCGATCCGGTAG
- the mfnA gene encoding tyrosine decarboxylase MfnA: MQRAGGRTPQSFDRVLSSMCTEPHPAARRAAERFLATNPGDPASYPAVADLEAEAIGYLGEITGLDDPTGYVASGGTEANIQAVRAARNLAEGSAGSDGVNVVASESAHFSLRKAAGLLDVELRLVPTEDGRADLAAVEAAVDERTALVVGIAGTTEYGRVDPIPELAGIARSVGARTHVDAAWGGFLLPFTDHDWDFSDADIDSMTIDPHKVGRAAIPAGGFLVRDRETLDALAVETPYLESASQASLTGTRSGAGVASTVAACEALWPDGYRETYERARADAEWLAGELSRRGFPVVDPELPVVAADISEELFEALRGAGWRISRTGRGELRVVCMPHVTRAILERFLVDLDRYR, translated from the coding sequence ATGCAACGGGCAGGGGGCAGGACGCCGCAGTCGTTCGACCGGGTGCTCTCCTCGATGTGTACGGAGCCCCACCCCGCGGCTCGCCGGGCCGCAGAGCGGTTCCTCGCGACGAACCCCGGCGATCCCGCGAGCTACCCCGCCGTCGCGGATCTCGAAGCCGAAGCGATCGGCTATCTCGGCGAGATCACCGGACTCGACGATCCCACGGGCTACGTCGCGAGCGGCGGCACCGAGGCCAACATTCAAGCCGTTCGCGCCGCGAGGAACCTCGCCGAGGGGAGCGCCGGGAGTGACGGCGTGAACGTCGTCGCCTCCGAGAGCGCCCACTTCAGCCTCCGGAAGGCCGCCGGACTGCTCGACGTCGAGTTGCGACTCGTCCCCACGGAGGACGGGCGGGCGGACCTCGCGGCGGTCGAGGCCGCGGTCGACGAACGGACGGCGCTCGTTGTCGGAATCGCCGGCACCACCGAGTACGGCCGGGTCGACCCGATCCCCGAACTCGCGGGGATCGCCCGCTCGGTCGGGGCCCGGACCCACGTCGACGCGGCGTGGGGCGGGTTTCTACTCCCCTTTACCGACCACGACTGGGATTTCTCCGATGCCGACATCGACTCGATGACGATCGACCCCCACAAGGTCGGGCGGGCGGCGATCCCCGCGGGGGGCTTTCTCGTCCGCGACCGGGAGACCCTCGACGCGCTGGCCGTCGAGACGCCGTACCTCGAATCGGCGAGTCAGGCGAGCCTGACGGGCACGCGAAGCGGGGCGGGCGTCGCGAGCACGGTCGCGGCCTGCGAGGCGCTGTGGCCCGACGGCTATCGCGAGACCTACGAGCGCGCGCGGGCCGACGCCGAGTGGCTCGCCGGGGAGCTGTCGCGACGGGGCTTCCCGGTGGTCGACCCCGAACTCCCGGTCGTCGCCGCCGATATCTCCGAGGAACTCTTCGAGGCGCTCCGGGGGGCGGGCTGGCGGATCTCGCGGACCGGCCGCGGGGAGCTCCGCGTGGTCTGTATGCCCCACGTCACGCGCGCGATCCTCGAACGCTTCCTCGTCGATCTCGACAGGTACCGGTAA
- a CDS encoding universal stress protein has protein sequence MYDIIVGVDTDVERARTQGAAIADLPGSEEINAILVHVFGGEGGDIESVDAVDEARSILEGAGVEITTEGIGGEPAIALLDAAARHDADCVCVAGRKRSPAGKAIFGSVTQDVIMGADRPTLVCSTDE, from the coding sequence ATGTACGACATCATCGTCGGCGTGGACACGGACGTCGAACGCGCGCGCACGCAGGGGGCGGCGATCGCGGATCTGCCGGGGAGCGAGGAGATCAACGCGATCCTCGTCCACGTCTTCGGGGGCGAGGGCGGCGACATCGAGTCGGTCGACGCCGTCGACGAGGCGCGCTCGATCCTCGAGGGGGCGGGCGTCGAGATCACGACCGAGGGGATCGGCGGCGAGCCGGCGATCGCGCTCCTGGACGCCGCGGCGCGCCACGACGCCGACTGCGTCTGCGTCGCCGGTCGCAAGCGAAGCCCGGCCGGCAAGGCGATCTTCGGCAGCGTCACGCAGGACGTGATCATGGGGGCCGACCGCCCCACGCTGGTCTGTAGCACCGATGAGTGA
- the metG gene encoding methionine--tRNA ligase, with protein sequence MSHDEYPTDHPAVVTCGLPYANGDLHIGHLRTYVSGDTLARSLRRLGQQTAFVSGSDMHGTPVAVNAEKQGISPEEFALEYHEKYEATFPEFGVEFDNYGHTHDATNTELTREFVRTWIENDHVYEKEIQVAWDPEVDQPLPDRYVEGTCPYCGAKARGDECDEGCQRHLEPGEIENPTSTLTGNPAEYRTREHEFLRLSDFQEYLKGFLGRLEGTDNARNQPKEWVEGDLQDLCITRDMDWGIDYPGEGKEDLVLYVWVDAPIEYVASTKQYSERAGEEVFDWAEPWRDGEGELIHVIGRDIIQHHTVFWPAMLRGAEYNEPRAVMASGFVNLDGKAFSTSRNRAIWADDYLDEGFDPDLLRYYLVTTGGFQQDVDFSWERFQERVNGELVGNFGNFVYRSLLFAHRNFEGTPEAEVSEEVLAEIDGAIEGFREGINEYSLREASQAGIRLSRFGNEYIQRNEPWKLVDEDREEAARVIRDCVQLAKAAAILLEPVLPNAAERLWAQLEEGGSVHDVRLAACLEAPTEEFGEPEALFEKVEDDRVEELNGKLAERVAAASTEAEDEGEESGDETDGSVDLEPLAEERIGFEEFQDLDVRVGEVQVAEGIEGADDLARLEVDIGVETRQIVAGIKRLHDLEELPGTRVVILANLEPAELFGVESNGMLLAAGEDADLLTTLGDSEPGTKVR encoded by the coding sequence ATGAGCCACGACGAGTATCCGACGGATCATCCCGCGGTGGTCACCTGCGGGCTGCCCTACGCCAACGGCGACCTGCACATCGGTCACCTGCGCACGTACGTCAGCGGCGACACCCTCGCGCGCTCGCTGCGGCGACTGGGCCAGCAGACCGCGTTCGTCAGCGGCTCGGACATGCACGGGACCCCCGTCGCGGTCAACGCCGAGAAACAGGGGATCTCCCCCGAGGAGTTCGCCCTCGAGTACCACGAGAAGTACGAGGCCACCTTCCCGGAGTTCGGCGTCGAGTTCGACAACTACGGCCACACCCACGACGCGACCAACACCGAACTCACCCGGGAGTTCGTCCGGACGTGGATCGAGAACGACCACGTCTACGAGAAGGAGATCCAGGTGGCGTGGGACCCCGAGGTCGACCAACCGCTCCCCGACCGCTACGTCGAGGGGACCTGTCCGTACTGCGGGGCGAAGGCCCGCGGCGACGAGTGCGACGAGGGCTGTCAGCGTCATTTAGAGCCCGGCGAGATCGAGAACCCCACGAGCACGCTGACGGGAAACCCCGCGGAGTACCGGACCCGCGAACACGAGTTCCTCCGGCTCTCTGACTTCCAGGAGTACCTCAAGGGCTTTCTCGGGCGGCTCGAGGGGACCGACAACGCCCGCAACCAGCCAAAGGAGTGGGTCGAGGGCGACCTCCAGGACCTCTGTATCACCCGCGACATGGACTGGGGGATCGACTACCCCGGGGAGGGAAAGGAGGACCTCGTGCTCTACGTCTGGGTCGACGCCCCCATCGAGTACGTCGCGAGCACGAAACAGTACTCGGAGCGGGCCGGCGAGGAGGTCTTCGACTGGGCCGAACCGTGGCGCGACGGCGAGGGCGAGTTGATCCACGTCATCGGCCGGGACATCATCCAGCACCACACCGTCTTCTGGCCCGCGATGCTCCGAGGTGCGGAGTACAACGAGCCCCGGGCGGTGATGGCGAGCGGGTTCGTCAACCTCGACGGGAAGGCCTTCTCGACCTCGCGTAATCGCGCGATATGGGCCGACGACTACCTCGACGAGGGGTTCGACCCCGACCTGCTGCGGTACTACCTCGTCACCACCGGCGGGTTCCAGCAGGACGTCGACTTCTCCTGGGAGCGCTTCCAGGAGCGGGTCAACGGCGAGTTGGTGGGCAACTTCGGCAACTTCGTCTACCGGTCGCTGCTCTTTGCCCACCGGAACTTCGAGGGCACGCCCGAGGCGGAGGTCAGCGAGGAGGTCCTCGCGGAGATCGACGGGGCGATCGAGGGGTTCCGCGAGGGGATCAACGAGTACTCGCTGCGCGAGGCCAGCCAGGCGGGGATCCGCCTCTCGCGCTTCGGCAACGAGTACATCCAGCGCAACGAGCCGTGGAAGCTCGTCGACGAGGACCGCGAGGAGGCCGCACGGGTCATCCGCGACTGCGTCCAACTGGCGAAGGCGGCGGCGATCCTCCTCGAACCCGTCCTCCCGAACGCCGCAGAGCGCCTCTGGGCGCAGCTAGAGGAGGGAGGTTCGGTCCACGACGTCCGACTGGCGGCGTGTCTCGAAGCCCCGACCGAGGAGTTCGGCGAGCCCGAGGCGTTGTTCGAGAAGGTCGAGGACGACCGGGTCGAGGAACTCAACGGGAAACTCGCGGAGCGCGTCGCCGCCGCGAGCACGGAGGCCGAGGACGAAGGCGAAGAAAGCGGGGACGAAACGGACGGGTCCGTGGACCTCGAACCGCTCGCCGAGGAGCGCATCGGGTTCGAGGAGTTCCAGGACCTCGACGTCCGCGTCGGCGAGGTGCAGGTCGCGGAGGGGATCGAGGGCGCGGACGACCTGGCGCGCCTCGAAGTGGATATCGGCGTCGAGACCCGCCAGATCGTCGCCGGGATCAAGCGCCTGCACGATCTGGAGGAGCTGCCCGGCACCCGGGTCGTGATCCTCGCCAACCTCGAACCCGCGGAGCTGTTCGGCGTCGAGAGTAACGGAATGTTGCTCGCGGCGGGCGAGGACGCCGACCTGCTGACGACGCTCGGCGACAGCGAACCGGGGACGAAGGTCCGCTAG
- a CDS encoding GYD domain-containing protein — MPTYASLVDVEDREFQNVQDLASLWGEVRTELERFDVRIEESYAVLGEYDFVLILEAPDRDTAFQAALTIQGYGLDMQTMEVAPTEHFADLVEDR; from the coding sequence ATGCCCACCTACGCCTCGCTGGTCGACGTGGAGGACAGGGAGTTCCAGAACGTCCAGGATCTGGCCTCGCTGTGGGGCGAGGTTCGAACCGAACTCGAACGCTTCGACGTGCGGATCGAGGAGTCCTACGCCGTGCTGGGCGAGTACGACTTCGTCCTGATCCTCGAGGCGCCCGACCGCGACACCGCCTTCCAGGCCGCGCTCACCATCCAGGGCTACGGGCTGGACATGCAGACGATGGAGGTCGCCCCGACCGAGCACTTCGCCGACCTCGTCGAGGACCGCTAG